Proteins encoded together in one Coregonus clupeaformis isolate EN_2021a chromosome 30, ASM2061545v1, whole genome shotgun sequence window:
- the LOC121545665 gene encoding PDZ domain-containing protein 4-like isoform X1 — protein MGCNMCVVQKPEEQYRVMFQKGQISNMLCPFDGEGRFKVNGKELSCLSGDPTLDVRDPLLSHVLKRGARRRAGLAGRLAGLDGTVAVTGGLTDCVDSGTQTDISFQHMLTLGRTAHHPGGAPPPHPPPSPPLPPILEPYLLNELLLEPEYYEPNDYFDITQHEVDLRQDELEYEEVELYKSRQQDKLGLTVCYRTDDEEDLGIYVGEVNPNSIAAMDGRIREGDRILQINGVDIQNREEAVAILTQEDSTNISLLLARPEIENDNQLDPDELDLEVLDNAVHLPSPHQLRNRASVLGEGPGVVGGGVVVGHGRGHRDSPNLLHTLLSNSQELDSGVGRTDESTRNEESSEHDLLGDDQTSAPTTNATNTPGSMRRFLSVRGDRDTPPLLHGHSTEFHFSTDSLLGLDCLGGGGGGDLAGEGVYAADPVMMMMPGLTEEECERYRELLEIKCYYEKNGNALLLLGEHGGDGGVPLDVNRNESLMQHEMALLEEELRHLEFKCRNILRAQKMQQLRERCLKAWPLEEESGAGGGAGAGRVAPLVSEESCHHELSDINELPERERSDKDSTSAYNTGGESCRSTPLVSEQYPSPSAQGHSSLEGGDSASLQSRTPSWHRERVGRSERGQANLNQPYSPNSHRRGAEAKTSSPRGTKFRSLSRDGGARRVSDGGVRCPKTNGTVEGREGRSAENSPYLSRRHSGSRIPQRYQSCMQLRSPSTSEGLERPRDGSESPMSLGSTCKDIPQGPVSMPSLPISPPLPLPASPRMEWKVKVRSDGSRYVAKRPVRDRLLKARAIKIREERSGMTTDDDAVSEMKMGRYWSKEERKQQLLRAREQRRRREFMMQSRLDCLRERDRESSGGGQQGAPHGQEPTTILELSHRRSQKKRSRRILDNWITIQELLAHGTRSPDGKKVYNPLLSVTTV, from the exons ATGGGGTGCAACATGTGTGTGGTTCAGAAGCCTGAGGAACAGTACAGGGTCATGTTCCAG AAGGGTCAAATAAGTAACATGCTGTGTCCTTTTGATGGAGAAGGTCGATTTAAG GTGAATGGtaaggagctgtcctgtctctcaGGGGACCCCACCCTGGATGTGCGAGACCCCCTGCTGTCTCACGTGTTGAAGAGGGGGGCCCGGCGACGGGCGGGACTGGCAGGGCGACTAGCGGGGCTAGACGGGACAGTAGCAGTTACAGGGGGGCTGACTGACTGTGTGGACAGTGGCACTCAGACTGACATCAGCTTCCAACACATGTTGACTCTGGGAAGGACCGCCCACCACCCAGGTGGAGCCCCGCCCCCTCACCCGCCCCCCTCCCCTCCGCTGCCACCCATCCTGGAACCCTACCTGCTCAACGAGCT CCTTTTAGAGCCTGAATATTATGAACCCAATGACTACTTTGACATCACTCAGCATGAGGTGGATCTCAGGCAGGATGAGTTGGAGTACGAG GAGGTAGAGCTGTATAAGTCTCGTCAGCAGGACAAGCTAGGGTTAACGGTGTGCTACCGGACAGACGATGAGGAGGACCTGGGGATCTATGTGGGCGAG GTCAACCCCAATAGTATAGCTGCTATGGATGGCCGCATCCGAGAGGGGGATAGAATCTTACAG ATAAACGGGGTGGACATCCAGAACAGAGAAGAGGCGGTGGCCATTCTGACCCAGGAGGACAGCACCAACATCTCCCTGCTCCTGGCCCGGCCCGAAATAGAG AATGACAACCAGCTCGACCCAGATGAACTGGACCTGGAGGTTTTGGATAACGCCGTCCATCTGCCCAGCCCCCATCAGCTGAGGAACAGGGCCTCCGTGCTGGGTGAAGGGCCAGGGGTCgtgggtggtggtgtggtggttggCCACGGGCGGGGTCACCGTGACTCTCCAAACCTGCTCCACACGTTGCTGAGTAACAGTCAGGAGCTGGACAGCGGGGTAGGCCGTACAGACGAGAGTACCCGCAATGAGGAGTCCTCAGAACACGACCTACTAGGAGACGACCAGACCAGCGCTCCCACCACCAACGCCACCAACACCCCCGGCAGCATGCGCAGGTTCCTCTCTGTCCGGGGGGACAGGGACACTCCACCCCTTCTACATGGCCATTCCACAGAGTTCCACTTCAGCACTGACTCTTTACTGGGTCTGGACTGTctgggtgggggaggaggaggtgaccTGGCAGGAGAGGGGGTCTACGCAGCTGAcccagtgatgatgatgatgccggGCCTGACAGAAGAAGAGTGTGAGAGGTACAGGGAGCTCCTGGAGATCAAGTGTTACTATGAGAAGAACGGCAATGCTCTTCTGCTGCTGGGGGAGCATGGGGGCGATGGGGGGGTTCCTCTGGATGTGAACAGGAACGAAAGCCTGATGCAGCATGAGATGGCCCTCCTGGAAGAGGAGTTACGCCACCTGGAGTTCAAGTGTCGTAACATCCTGAGGGCCCAGAAGATGCAGCAGCTCCGGGAGCGCTGTCTGAAGGCATGGCCCCTGGAGGAGGAAAGTGGGGCTGGAGGTGGGGCCGGGGCTGGGCGGGTGGCTCCTTTGGTCAGCGAGGAGTCCTGTCACCATGAACTGTCAGACATTAATGAGCTGCCTGAGAGGGAGCGCTCAGACAAGGACAGCACCAGCGCCTACAACACAGGAGGGGAGAGCTGCAGGAGCACCCCTCTGGTCAGCGAACAGTATCCTTCCCCCTCTGCACAGGGCCACAGCAGCTTGGAGGGGGGAGACTCTGCCTCTTTGCAGTCTCGGACCCCCAGCTGGCACAGGGAGAGGGTAGGCAGGAGTGAGAGGGGGCAGGCTAACCTGAACCAACCCTACTCCCCTAACTCACACAGGAGGGGAGCGGAAGCCAAGACCTCCAGCCCGAGAGGGACCAAGTTCAGATCCCTATCCCGCGACGGGGGGGCAAGGAGGGTGTCAGACGGAGGGGTGAGGTGCCCCAAAACCAATGGGACagtggaggggagggaaggacGTAGCGCTGAGAACAGCCCTTATCTTTCCCGCCGCCACTCTGGCTCCAGAATCCCCCAGCGCTACCAGAGCTGCATGCAGCTGAGGTCCCCCTCCACATCTGAGGGCCTGGAGAGACCCAGGGATGGCAGCGAGAGTCCCATGAGCCTGGGGAGCACATGCAAGGACATCCCCCAGGGCCCTGTATCCATGCCCTCCTtacccatctcccctcccctccctctgccgGCCTCGCCACGTATGGAGTGGAAGGTCAAAGTACGCAGCGACGGCTCCCGCTATGTTGCCAAGCGGCCTGTTAGGGACCGCCTCCTGAAGGCCCGGGCCATTAAGATCCGGGAGGAGCGCAGTGGCATGACCACGGACGACGATGCCGTCAGCGAGATGAAGATGGGCCGCTATTGGTCCAAGGAGGAAAGGAAGCAGCAGCTTCTGAGGGCCAGGGAACAGCGCAGACGCAGGGAGTTTATGATGCAGAGCAGGCTGGACTGCCTgagggagagggatagggagTCGAGTGGCGGTGGACAACAGGGGGCTCCGCACGGACAGGAGCCTACTACCATCCTGGAGCTGAGCCACAGGAGGAGCCAGAAGAAACGGAGCCGTAGGATCCTGGACAACTGGATCACCATCCAGGAACTACTAGCCCACGGAACCAGGTCACCTGACGGCAAGAAGGTCTACAATCCTCTGCTGTCAGTCACCACTGTCTAA
- the LOC121545666 gene encoding LOW QUALITY PROTEIN: lysine-specific demethylase 5C (The sequence of the model RefSeq protein was modified relative to this genomic sequence to represent the inferred CDS: deleted 2 bases in 2 codons) — MMAMEGEDFVPPPECPVFEPSWEEFQDPLGYIAKIRPIAEKSGICKIRPPADWQPPFAVEVDSFHFTPRIQRLNELEAETRVKLNYLDRIAKFWEIQGSSLKIPNIERRILDLFSLSKVVIDEGGFDIVSKERRWARVAQKLGYPPGKNIGSLLRSHYERIVYPFEVFQAGASLPQTKPKLYDGEEVHREYKPHSIPLRQSVQPSKTSSYGRRANRLQPDPDPTEEDIEKNPELKKLQIYGAGPKMMGLGLVPRNKSIPKKEELPQTVTVRAAAAVQVKEQPGEVKEKGGDGSTTTTAPPPSDATIKSEMKKEEEKNEEGGEAHDNGDQDNGEKGDGPCTKMTMRLRRNLGNPPFVDSFVCRMCGRGDEDEKLLLCDGCDDNYHTFCLLPPLTEAPKGNWRCPKCVAEECKRPAEAFGFEQATREYTLQSFGEMADTFKADYFNMPVHMVPTELVEREFWRLVSSIEEDVTVEYGADIHSKDFGSGFPMNNGTKNLTQEEADYARSGWNLNVMPVLEQSLLCHINADISGMKVPWLYVGMVFSAFCWHIEDHWSYSINYLHWGEPKTWYGVPSVAAEQLEEVMKKLTPELFEFQPDLLHQLVTIMNPNILMAHGVPVVRTNQCAGEFVITFPRAYHSGFNQGYNFAEAVNFCTADWLPAGRSCIEHYRRLRRYCVFSHEELTCKMAACPEKLDLNLAAATHREMFSIVQEERELRKSLLERGITEAEREAFELLPDDERQCDNCKTTCFLSALACSNCPERLVCLYHTQDLCNCPTDKLYLRYRYTLDELLAMLHRLKVRAESFDSWANRVKEALEQEEGNKIGITDLEVLKAEAAEKKFPDNELLQRLNTVITDTQHCQQTSTELLNKTQTRRMTLAELKALVEKMENLPCVISQLEDVQAVLRTIEAFQTQAQALVSDRDWRRDSPPPEQLQALLEQGAGLLVDAPECELLKGMQEQGRWLGEVRRTLGPEGSEVTLVVLRNLMEAGCIVPQSVSVETAMAELQELLTIAERWEEKAQICLEQRQKHPLSTLEAIVNEAQLIPVKLPNILSLQGCLSRARAWVTDLEEIQNGEHYPCLDDLEGLVAIGRDLPVRMEELRQLELQVASAHSWRDKASKTFLKKSSQHSLLQVLCPCVEMRKERGEETDCLDDTDTNTLGLSAQDLRDPGAIVTAFKEGEHQEKEALLRLQKVNLSKPGVEKTAEKEVKTEQEDKENGGGRWGEDLMELGTPLHSENGDSNHTMTGGASPPQSVCVCGRAPRPPLLRCHLCKDWFHGGCVPFPSLLLPSSAPPTNPLCWWDWDSRFLCPRCQRSRRPRLETILALLVALQRLPVRLPEGEALQCLTERAITWQGRAKEALDTPEIKGALERLQELKQSQPHREGEEEEQEEEDGKKGNSESVIVLSDSEGVIDLTEENSPKKTLKKEMNGGRQAGCENGVSKKVMSHHNVTGVGSLLPLVPSLKGPVIELSPATRTQLEELQLEGDLLEVSLDQTSTIHRVLQAASEPQRHTLRTLILIELQEQKGAGRGGRAKDSKRKRKSQRVDTEAEGVPRSQDTSESKKNRPLNHTPSHIPIQTHPEIL; from the exons ATGAT GGCGATGGAGGGGGAAGACTTTGTGCCTCCTCCGGAGTGCCCAGTGTTCGAGCCATCATGGGAGGAGTTTCAGGATCCCCTGGGCTACATTGCCAAGATCCGTCCAATTGCAGAGAAGTCTGGAATCTGCAAGATTCGTCCTCCTGCT GACTGGCAGCCACCCTTTGCTGTGGAGGTGGATAGCTTCCACTTCACACCCCGTATACAAAGACTCAATGAGCTGGAg GCGGAGACACGAGTCAAGCTGAACTACTTGGACCGGATCGCCAAGTTCTGGGAGATCCAGGGATCCTCCCTCAAGATCCCAAACATCGAGAGGCGCATCCTGGACCTCTTCAGCCTGTCCAAG gttgtgaTAGATGAGGGAGGGTTTGATATAGTCAGTAAGGAGAGGCGCTGGGCTCGCGTGGCCCAGAAGCTTGGCTACCCTCCAGGCAAGAACATTGGCTCCCTCCTGCGCTCACACTACGAGAGGATTGTCTACCCCTTTGAGGTGTTCCAAGCTGGGGCCAGCCTGCCG CAGACTAAGCCAAAGCTATATGATGGAGAGGAGGTGCATAGAGAATACAAGCCCCATTCCATCCCCCTACGCCAGTCTGTCCAGCCATCCAAGACAAGCAGCTACGGACGCCGAGCCAATCGTCTCCAGCCAGAC CCTGATCCCACGGAGGAGGACATAGAGAAGAACCCAGAGCTGAAGAAACTGCAGATTTACGGTGCGGGGCCTAAGATGATGGGGCTAGGACTGGTGCCCAGGAATAAGAGCATTCCCAAGAAAG AAGAGCTGCCTCAGACTGTGACTGTCCGGGCTGCAGCTGCTGTCCAGGTCAAGGAGCAGCCAGGGGAGGtcaaagagaaaggaggagatggCAGCACAACCACCACGGCTCCTCCTCCCTCTGATGCTACGATAAAGAGTGAGatgaagaaagaggaagagaaaaaTGAGGAAGGTGGAGAAGCTCATGACAACGGGGACCAAGACAATGGTGAAAAGGGTGACGGGCCCTGCACCAAGATGACCATGCGGCTGAGACGTAACCTCGGCAACCCTCCGTTT GTGGATTCGTTTGTGTGTCGGATGTGTGGCCGTGGTGACGAGGATGAGAAGCTCCTGCTGTGTGACGGTTGTGACGACAACTACCACACCTTCTGTCTGCTGCCTCCTCTCACTGAGGCCCCCAAGGGCAACTGGCGCTGCCCCAAATGTGTGGCCGAG GAGTGTAAGAGGCCAGCGGAGGCCTTTGGTTTTGAGCAGGCTACTAGAGAGTACACCCTGCAGAGTTTTGGAGAGATGGCCGACACCTTCAAAGCAGACTACTTCAACATGCCTGTCCAT atggttcCTACAGAGCTGGTGGAGAGAGAGTTCTGGCGGTTGGTCAGTAGTATAGAGGAAGACGTGACAGTGGAGTATGGAGCAGACATCCACTCTAAAGATTTTGGTAGTGGGTTCCCCATGAACAACGGCACGAAGAACCTCACACAAGAGGAAGCG GACTATGCCCGCAGCGGCTGGAACCTGAACGTGATGCCAGTGCTGGAACAGTCCCTGCTGTGCCACATCAACGCAGACATCTCTGGCATGAAGGTGCCCTGGCTCTACGTGGGCATGGTCTTCTCAGCTTTCTGCTGGCACATCGAAGACCACTGGAGCTACTCCATCAACTACCTGCACTG GGGTGAGCCTAAGACGTGGTACGGGGTTCCCTCTGTAGCAGCAGAGCAGTTAGAGGAGGTAATGAAGAAGCTGACCCCAGAGCTGTTTGAGTTCCAGCCTGACCTCCTCCACCAGCTGGTCACTATTATGAACCCCAACATCCTCATGGCCCACGGGGTCCCg GTTGTGCGCACCAACCAGTGTGCTGGCGAGTTTGTCATCACTTTCCCCAGAGCTTACCACAGCGGCTTCAATCAGGGATACAACTTTGCTGAAGCTGTCAACTTTTGCACTGCAGACTGG CTCCCCGCAGGGCGCTCCTGTATCGAGCACTACCGTCGTCTGCGGCGGTACTGTGTGTTCTCCCACGAAGAGCTGACCTGTAAGATGGCCGCATGCCCAGAGAAGCTGGACCTCAACCTGGCCGCCGCCACACACCGAGAGATGTTCAGCATCGTCCAGGAGGAGAGGGAGCTACGCAAGAGCCTGCTGGAGAGG ggCATCACAGAGGCTGAGAGGGAGGCGTTTGAGCTGCTACCTGATGATGAGAGGCAGTGTGATAATTGCAAGACCACCTGCTTCCTGTCGGCCCTGGCCTGTTCAAACTGCCCTGAACGCCTCGTCTGTCTCTACCACACTCAGGACCTCTGTAACTGCCCAACAGACAAACTCTACCTCAG GTACAGGTACACTCTGGATGAGCTGCTGGCCATGTTACACCGGCTCAAAGTGCGAGCCGAGTCGTTTGATTCCTGGGCCAACAGAGTGAAAGAGGCTCTGGAGCAGGAAGAGGGCAACAAGATAG GCATCACGGATCTGGAGGTGCTGAAGGCAGAGGCAGCAGAGAAGAAGTTTCCTGACAACGAGCTGCTCCAGAGACTCAACACTGTCATCACTGACACGCAGCACTGTCAGCAGACCAGCACTGAGCTCCTCAACAAGACAcagaccag GAGGATGACCCTGGCTGAACTCAAGGCTCTAGTGGAGAAGATGGAGAACCTGCCCTGTGTGATAAGCCAGCTGGAGGACGTACAG GCGGTCCTGCGTACGATAGAGGCGTTCCAGACTCAGGCCCAGGCTCTAGTGAGCGACAGGGACTGGCGGCGAGACTCCCCTCCCCCAGAGCAGCTCCAGGCCCTGTTGGAGCAGGGGGCTGGCCTACTTGTTGATGCA CCAGAGTGTGAGCTCCTCAAGGGGATGCAGGAGCAGGGCCGCTGGCTGGGCGAGGTGCGGCGGACCCTGGGGCCCGAGGGGAGTGAGGTGACCCTGGTGGTCCTCAGGAACCTGATGGAGGCGGGCTGCATCGTGCCCCAGAGCGTCTCTGTGGAAACGGCCATggcagagctgcaggagttgctGACGATAGCAGAACGCTGGGAGGAGAAGGCCCAGATCTGTTTGGAGCAACG GCAGAAGCACCCTCTGTCCACCCTGGAGGCCATAGTGAACGAGGCCCAGCTCATCCCAGTCAAGCTGCCCAACATCCTGTCTCTCCAAGGCTGTCTGAGCCGGGCCAGGGCCTGGGTCACTGACCTGGAGGAGATCCAG AATGGGGAGCACTACCCATGTCTGGATGACCTGGAGGGCCTGGTGGCGATAGGTAGAGACCTGCCAGTCAGGATGGAGGAGCTGAGGCAGCTGGAGCTGCAGGTAGCCAGCGCCCACTCCTGGAGAGACAAGGCCTCCAAGACCTTCCTGAAGAAGAGCAGCCAGCACAGCCTGCTACAG GTGTTGTGTCCATGTGTGGAGATGCgcaaagagaggggagaggagacagattGTTTAGATGACACCGATACAAACACTCTGGGCCTCTCTGCGCAGGACCTGAGAGACCCTGGAGCCATT GTGACGGCGTTTAAAGAGGGAGAGCACCAGGAGAAAGAGGCTCTGCTGAGGCTCCAGAAGGTCAACCTGTCTAAACCAGGTGTGGAGAAGACAGCAGAGAAAGAGGTAAAGACAGAGCAGGAGGACAAGGAGAACGGAGgtgggaggtggggggaggaCCTCATGGAGCTAGGCACACCCCTCCACTCTGAGAACGGGGACAGTAACCACACGATGACAGGCGGTGCCTCTCCtcctcagtcagtgtgtgtgtgtggccgggCGCCTCGCCCCCCTCTGCTGCGTTGCCACCTGTGTAAAGACTGGTTCCACGGTGGGTGTGTCCCGTTCCCCTCCCTCCTGCTCCCCTCCTCAGCGCCCCCTACCAACCCCCTCTGCTGGTGGGACTGGGACTCACGC TTCCTGTGCCCGCGGTGCCAGCGCTCGCGGCGCCCGCGTCTGGAGACCATCCTGGCCTTGCTGGTGGCGCTCCAGAGGCTCCCCGTCCGTCTGCCAGAGGGAGAGGCCCTGCAGTGTCTCACAGAGAGGGCCATCACCTGGCAGGGGCGCGCCAAGGAGGCACTGGACACCCCAGAGATAAAGGGGGCACTAGAGAGGCTGCAGGAGCTCAAACAGAGCCAGCctcacagggagggagaggaggaggagcaggaggaagaggatgggAAGAAAGGGAACTCTGAGTCGGTGATAGTGCTGTCAGATTCAGAGGGAGTGATAGACCTCACAGAGGAGAACTCTCCCAAGAAAACCCTGAAGAAAGAGATGAACGGCGGCAGGCAGGCTGGATGTGAAAACGGCGTAAGCAAGAAAGTAATGTCTCACCACAATGTAACAG GTGTGGGCTCTCTGCTGCCGCTGGTCCCGTCACTAAAAGGCCCAGTGATAGAGCTGTCTCCGGCCACCAGGACCCAGCTAGAGGAGTTACAGCTGGAGGGAGACCTGCTGGAGGTGTCTCTGGACCAGACCAGCACCATCCACAGGGTCCTCCAGGCTGCTTCAGagccacagagacacacactccgAACACTCATACTG ATTGAGCTCCAGGAGCAGAAGGGAGCGGGCCGTGGGGGGCGGGCCAAAGACtccaagaggaagaggaagagccaGAGGGTCGACACAGAGGCGGAGGGAGTACCCCGGTCCCAGGACACTTCAGAGTCCAAGAAGAACCGGCCCCTCAACCACACTCCCTCCCACATACCCATCCAGACGCACCCTGAG ATCTTGTGA
- the LOC121545665 gene encoding PDZ domain-containing protein 4-like isoform X2, translating to MGCNMCVVQKPEEQYRVMFQVNGKELSCLSGDPTLDVRDPLLSHVLKRGARRRAGLAGRLAGLDGTVAVTGGLTDCVDSGTQTDISFQHMLTLGRTAHHPGGAPPPHPPPSPPLPPILEPYLLNELLLEPEYYEPNDYFDITQHEVDLRQDELEYEEVELYKSRQQDKLGLTVCYRTDDEEDLGIYVGEVNPNSIAAMDGRIREGDRILQINGVDIQNREEAVAILTQEDSTNISLLLARPEIENDNQLDPDELDLEVLDNAVHLPSPHQLRNRASVLGEGPGVVGGGVVVGHGRGHRDSPNLLHTLLSNSQELDSGVGRTDESTRNEESSEHDLLGDDQTSAPTTNATNTPGSMRRFLSVRGDRDTPPLLHGHSTEFHFSTDSLLGLDCLGGGGGGDLAGEGVYAADPVMMMMPGLTEEECERYRELLEIKCYYEKNGNALLLLGEHGGDGGVPLDVNRNESLMQHEMALLEEELRHLEFKCRNILRAQKMQQLRERCLKAWPLEEESGAGGGAGAGRVAPLVSEESCHHELSDINELPERERSDKDSTSAYNTGGESCRSTPLVSEQYPSPSAQGHSSLEGGDSASLQSRTPSWHRERVGRSERGQANLNQPYSPNSHRRGAEAKTSSPRGTKFRSLSRDGGARRVSDGGVRCPKTNGTVEGREGRSAENSPYLSRRHSGSRIPQRYQSCMQLRSPSTSEGLERPRDGSESPMSLGSTCKDIPQGPVSMPSLPISPPLPLPASPRMEWKVKVRSDGSRYVAKRPVRDRLLKARAIKIREERSGMTTDDDAVSEMKMGRYWSKEERKQQLLRAREQRRRREFMMQSRLDCLRERDRESSGGGQQGAPHGQEPTTILELSHRRSQKKRSRRILDNWITIQELLAHGTRSPDGKKVYNPLLSVTTV from the exons ATGGGGTGCAACATGTGTGTGGTTCAGAAGCCTGAGGAACAGTACAGGGTCATGTTCCAG GTGAATGGtaaggagctgtcctgtctctcaGGGGACCCCACCCTGGATGTGCGAGACCCCCTGCTGTCTCACGTGTTGAAGAGGGGGGCCCGGCGACGGGCGGGACTGGCAGGGCGACTAGCGGGGCTAGACGGGACAGTAGCAGTTACAGGGGGGCTGACTGACTGTGTGGACAGTGGCACTCAGACTGACATCAGCTTCCAACACATGTTGACTCTGGGAAGGACCGCCCACCACCCAGGTGGAGCCCCGCCCCCTCACCCGCCCCCCTCCCCTCCGCTGCCACCCATCCTGGAACCCTACCTGCTCAACGAGCT CCTTTTAGAGCCTGAATATTATGAACCCAATGACTACTTTGACATCACTCAGCATGAGGTGGATCTCAGGCAGGATGAGTTGGAGTACGAG GAGGTAGAGCTGTATAAGTCTCGTCAGCAGGACAAGCTAGGGTTAACGGTGTGCTACCGGACAGACGATGAGGAGGACCTGGGGATCTATGTGGGCGAG GTCAACCCCAATAGTATAGCTGCTATGGATGGCCGCATCCGAGAGGGGGATAGAATCTTACAG ATAAACGGGGTGGACATCCAGAACAGAGAAGAGGCGGTGGCCATTCTGACCCAGGAGGACAGCACCAACATCTCCCTGCTCCTGGCCCGGCCCGAAATAGAG AATGACAACCAGCTCGACCCAGATGAACTGGACCTGGAGGTTTTGGATAACGCCGTCCATCTGCCCAGCCCCCATCAGCTGAGGAACAGGGCCTCCGTGCTGGGTGAAGGGCCAGGGGTCgtgggtggtggtgtggtggttggCCACGGGCGGGGTCACCGTGACTCTCCAAACCTGCTCCACACGTTGCTGAGTAACAGTCAGGAGCTGGACAGCGGGGTAGGCCGTACAGACGAGAGTACCCGCAATGAGGAGTCCTCAGAACACGACCTACTAGGAGACGACCAGACCAGCGCTCCCACCACCAACGCCACCAACACCCCCGGCAGCATGCGCAGGTTCCTCTCTGTCCGGGGGGACAGGGACACTCCACCCCTTCTACATGGCCATTCCACAGAGTTCCACTTCAGCACTGACTCTTTACTGGGTCTGGACTGTctgggtgggggaggaggaggtgaccTGGCAGGAGAGGGGGTCTACGCAGCTGAcccagtgatgatgatgatgccggGCCTGACAGAAGAAGAGTGTGAGAGGTACAGGGAGCTCCTGGAGATCAAGTGTTACTATGAGAAGAACGGCAATGCTCTTCTGCTGCTGGGGGAGCATGGGGGCGATGGGGGGGTTCCTCTGGATGTGAACAGGAACGAAAGCCTGATGCAGCATGAGATGGCCCTCCTGGAAGAGGAGTTACGCCACCTGGAGTTCAAGTGTCGTAACATCCTGAGGGCCCAGAAGATGCAGCAGCTCCGGGAGCGCTGTCTGAAGGCATGGCCCCTGGAGGAGGAAAGTGGGGCTGGAGGTGGGGCCGGGGCTGGGCGGGTGGCTCCTTTGGTCAGCGAGGAGTCCTGTCACCATGAACTGTCAGACATTAATGAGCTGCCTGAGAGGGAGCGCTCAGACAAGGACAGCACCAGCGCCTACAACACAGGAGGGGAGAGCTGCAGGAGCACCCCTCTGGTCAGCGAACAGTATCCTTCCCCCTCTGCACAGGGCCACAGCAGCTTGGAGGGGGGAGACTCTGCCTCTTTGCAGTCTCGGACCCCCAGCTGGCACAGGGAGAGGGTAGGCAGGAGTGAGAGGGGGCAGGCTAACCTGAACCAACCCTACTCCCCTAACTCACACAGGAGGGGAGCGGAAGCCAAGACCTCCAGCCCGAGAGGGACCAAGTTCAGATCCCTATCCCGCGACGGGGGGGCAAGGAGGGTGTCAGACGGAGGGGTGAGGTGCCCCAAAACCAATGGGACagtggaggggagggaaggacGTAGCGCTGAGAACAGCCCTTATCTTTCCCGCCGCCACTCTGGCTCCAGAATCCCCCAGCGCTACCAGAGCTGCATGCAGCTGAGGTCCCCCTCCACATCTGAGGGCCTGGAGAGACCCAGGGATGGCAGCGAGAGTCCCATGAGCCTGGGGAGCACATGCAAGGACATCCCCCAGGGCCCTGTATCCATGCCCTCCTtacccatctcccctcccctccctctgccgGCCTCGCCACGTATGGAGTGGAAGGTCAAAGTACGCAGCGACGGCTCCCGCTATGTTGCCAAGCGGCCTGTTAGGGACCGCCTCCTGAAGGCCCGGGCCATTAAGATCCGGGAGGAGCGCAGTGGCATGACCACGGACGACGATGCCGTCAGCGAGATGAAGATGGGCCGCTATTGGTCCAAGGAGGAAAGGAAGCAGCAGCTTCTGAGGGCCAGGGAACAGCGCAGACGCAGGGAGTTTATGATGCAGAGCAGGCTGGACTGCCTgagggagagggatagggagTCGAGTGGCGGTGGACAACAGGGGGCTCCGCACGGACAGGAGCCTACTACCATCCTGGAGCTGAGCCACAGGAGGAGCCAGAAGAAACGGAGCCGTAGGATCCTGGACAACTGGATCACCATCCAGGAACTACTAGCCCACGGAACCAGGTCACCTGACGGCAAGAAGGTCTACAATCCTCTGCTGTCAGTCACCACTGTCTAA